Proteins co-encoded in one Bremerella sp. TYQ1 genomic window:
- a CDS encoding DUF1549 domain-containing protein, with product MRLQPSGFPVRVASVALLLVLPTILCAGDSLDTKLLPGILLDNTAAQMMGPWKPSVHTKPYVGDGYVHSGIPGDAVAKQAKSLTFRHKLPASGKYTVYLAYNSNTNRAASAPIEIQHADGAAKLKLNQRKAPQGPALFHPLGEFNFKADQEAVVEISDKDAQGIVIVDALLFVPQKEVAKLDDIAKKLTTKPAEPKTAKKDEPKQEVAPAFERAKLASVTLLSPKELDQLITTEAHVTETTEVVDDETFLRRVTIDVIGRIPTEQERADFLADTNPAKRALLIDKLLDSSEFGANWADYWSDVFSYRIPQPELTFLSYEVFQDWMADQLNEGTGWDEISYRILTATGKVGDNPPAFFVGYHQASTSRLAGETTRIFLGTQIQCAECHDHPFVDIPQERFHQMAAFFVRTSAKLPWNDSSEIIVSSKNAGEHKMPESKQMMMPAVFSGSEMEKGASDIDRRVSLANWVVSPDNALFTKAYVNRVWERLMDQPFCDPIDEITEEAGYPTLPTLHDTVAAHFAANDYDAKPLFRLILNTKAYQRELDAKDEVVGQLTSAELRKMRGDVVFKNLETAIELPNVKGEAMKPTAEMRFPPPPKSTQDIVNEVFGYDPSLGKDFRPQTMQQAMFLMNNRQLQAQVKAGDDHETKLAKMLKETLDDRQAIQRLYVNVLGRAPQEQELEVAYEYVQEIESRYEAFEDLLWALLNTAEFTTRK from the coding sequence ATGCGGTTACAGCCTTCAGGTTTCCCAGTGCGCGTCGCGAGTGTTGCCCTGCTGCTCGTTTTGCCGACCATCTTATGCGCCGGCGATTCGCTCGACACGAAATTGCTGCCAGGCATTTTGCTCGACAATACGGCTGCCCAGATGATGGGGCCATGGAAGCCGTCGGTGCATACCAAGCCGTACGTTGGCGACGGATATGTTCACAGCGGTATCCCTGGCGATGCTGTCGCAAAGCAGGCCAAGTCGCTCACGTTCCGTCACAAGCTTCCCGCGTCTGGTAAGTACACCGTTTACCTCGCTTATAACTCAAACACCAACCGCGCTGCGTCCGCTCCGATCGAGATTCAACATGCCGACGGCGCAGCAAAGCTGAAACTGAACCAGCGCAAAGCTCCCCAGGGCCCAGCTCTGTTTCATCCGCTTGGCGAGTTCAACTTCAAAGCGGATCAGGAAGCGGTCGTTGAGATCTCGGACAAAGACGCCCAGGGAATCGTTATCGTCGACGCGCTGTTGTTCGTCCCTCAGAAGGAAGTCGCCAAGCTGGACGACATCGCCAAGAAGCTGACTACCAAGCCGGCCGAACCAAAGACGGCGAAGAAAGATGAGCCCAAGCAGGAGGTTGCCCCTGCGTTCGAGCGAGCCAAGCTGGCCAGCGTGACGCTCCTTTCGCCAAAAGAACTCGACCAACTGATCACCACCGAAGCTCACGTGACTGAAACAACCGAGGTCGTTGACGACGAGACGTTCTTACGCCGCGTGACCATTGACGTCATCGGGCGTATTCCGACCGAACAGGAACGGGCCGATTTCCTGGCCGATACCAATCCGGCCAAACGGGCACTGCTGATCGATAAGCTGCTCGACAGTTCCGAGTTCGGTGCGAACTGGGCCGATTACTGGAGCGACGTATTTAGCTATCGAATTCCTCAGCCAGAGTTGACGTTTCTCAGCTATGAAGTCTTCCAGGATTGGATGGCCGACCAGTTGAACGAAGGAACCGGCTGGGACGAAATTTCTTACCGAATCCTGACTGCCACTGGAAAAGTGGGCGATAACCCTCCCGCTTTCTTTGTCGGCTATCACCAGGCCAGCACCTCGCGTTTGGCTGGCGAAACGACTCGCATCTTCCTGGGTACCCAAATCCAATGTGCCGAATGCCACGATCACCCATTCGTCGACATTCCGCAGGAACGCTTCCACCAGATGGCTGCGTTCTTTGTTCGCACGAGTGCCAAGTTGCCGTGGAACGATAGCAGCGAGATTATCGTCAGCAGCAAAAATGCCGGCGAGCATAAGATGCCGGAATCGAAACAGATGATGATGCCGGCCGTTTTCTCCGGTAGCGAAATGGAAAAAGGGGCCAGCGACATCGATCGCCGCGTCTCCCTTGCCAACTGGGTTGTCAGTCCTGACAACGCCCTCTTCACCAAAGCCTACGTCAATCGTGTCTGGGAACGCCTGATGGATCAGCCATTCTGCGATCCAATCGACGAGATCACCGAAGAAGCTGGCTACCCCACGCTTCCGACGCTGCACGACACCGTGGCGGCTCACTTTGCCGCGAACGACTACGACGCCAAGCCGCTGTTCCGCTTAATCCTCAACACAAAAGCCTACCAGCGCGAGCTCGACGCGAAAGACGAAGTGGTCGGGCAGCTTACCTCGGCCGAGCTTCGCAAGATGCGCGGCGATGTGGTCTTCAAGAACCTCGAGACCGCCATCGAGTTGCCGAACGTCAAAGGGGAAGCAATGAAGCCAACCGCCGAGATGCGATTCCCGCCACCGCCGAAAAGCACGCAAGATATCGTCAACGAAGTGTTCGGCTACGATCCCTCGCTGGGCAAAGACTTCCGGCCGCAAACCATGCAGCAAGCCATGTTCCTGATGAACAATCGCCAGTTGCAGGCCCAAGTGAAAGCTGGGGACGACCACGAAACGAAGCTGGCCAAGATGCTCAAGGAAACGCTCGACGACCGCCAGGCGATCCAGCGGTTGTATGTCAACGTGCTCGGTCGCGCTCCGCAAGAGCAAGAACTGGAAGTCGCTTACGAGTACGTCCAAGAGATCGAGTCCCGCTACGAAGCGTTCGAGGACTTGCTGTGGGCTTTGCTCAACACGGCAGAGTTCACCACGCGTAAGTAA
- a CDS encoding DUF1501 domain-containing protein, whose product MIRPFWNLATGRDHVSHRRAFLKQMMTTAAAGTLTLSWRDMMIARASELRKTGKSMILLWMDGGPSQFETFNPKIGSKYQGPATSIPTSLPGVHIAEYLPETAKMMHKIALIRSMKSSERDHFRAIKLVRSGYPINPSIQYPTWGSVVARERFDPTYDLPAFVRIGKPRIKTRDINSGVLGPRYESFKISQAGTLPEDVLTTVPEERLRRRLDLSARLDQQFAQSGGAERVHEKQEIYQQTQRFVLSPKLEAFRLDHEPEPIRDAYGRTEFGQACLLARRLVETGVSFIEVFSTGNVSDQGWDTHKKGWDENPKLAGGVDQGYAMLLRDLEQRGMLEDTLVVWMGEFGRTPKFKPDGGREHYSDGWITCLSGGGVQMGQVIGATDKEGVHVSDRPVEVQDLFQTFCHVLGMNPHDEYVTDQDQPLALVKGGEVIKELF is encoded by the coding sequence ATGATTCGTCCCTTCTGGAACCTGGCGACCGGACGCGATCACGTTTCGCACCGCCGTGCGTTTCTCAAGCAGATGATGACGACCGCCGCTGCCGGCACGCTGACACTTTCCTGGCGCGACATGATGATCGCTCGTGCCAGCGAACTGCGAAAGACCGGCAAGTCGATGATCCTCTTATGGATGGATGGCGGGCCAAGCCAGTTTGAGACGTTCAATCCGAAGATCGGCTCGAAGTACCAGGGACCAGCCACCTCGATTCCAACGTCCCTGCCAGGGGTGCACATTGCAGAATACTTGCCGGAAACGGCGAAGATGATGCACAAGATCGCACTGATTCGCAGTATGAAGAGCAGCGAACGCGATCACTTCCGCGCCATCAAGCTGGTACGCAGTGGCTACCCAATCAATCCTTCGATTCAGTATCCTACGTGGGGCAGCGTTGTAGCTCGGGAACGTTTCGATCCAACGTACGATCTGCCGGCGTTCGTCCGCATCGGCAAGCCACGAATCAAGACTCGCGACATCAACAGCGGCGTGCTGGGCCCGCGTTACGAGTCGTTCAAAATCAGTCAAGCTGGCACGCTGCCGGAAGACGTCCTGACGACGGTCCCGGAAGAACGATTGCGCCGTCGACTCGATCTCTCGGCACGGCTCGATCAGCAGTTCGCCCAAAGCGGCGGTGCTGAGCGCGTTCACGAAAAGCAGGAGATCTACCAGCAGACACAACGTTTTGTGCTTAGCCCCAAGCTCGAAGCGTTTCGCCTCGATCACGAACCAGAGCCGATTCGCGACGCTTATGGCCGCACCGAATTTGGTCAGGCCTGTTTGTTGGCTCGTCGTCTCGTCGAAACAGGCGTCAGCTTCATCGAAGTCTTCAGCACCGGCAACGTAAGCGATCAAGGCTGGGACACCCATAAAAAAGGTTGGGACGAAAACCCGAAGCTGGCCGGCGGCGTCGATCAAGGCTACGCCATGCTCCTGCGAGATCTCGAACAACGCGGCATGCTGGAAGATACTCTCGTCGTCTGGATGGGTGAGTTCGGTCGAACGCCGAAGTTCAAGCCAGATGGCGGACGCGAACATTACTCCGATGGCTGGATTACCTGTCTCTCCGGAGGCGGTGTCCAAATGGGGCAGGTCATCGGGGCAACGGATAAGGAAGGCGTCCACGTCAGTGATCGTCCGGTCGAAGTGCAGGACCTGTTCCAAACGTTCTGTCACGTCCTGGGCATGAACCCGCACGACGAATACGTGACCGACCAAGATCAACCGCTTGCGCTGGTCAAAGGGGGCGAGGTAATTAAAGAGTTGTTCTAA
- the ribD gene encoding bifunctional diaminohydroxyphosphoribosylaminopyrimidine deaminase/5-amino-6-(5-phosphoribosylamino)uracil reductase RibD, which produces MANGADDEHFMRRALDLAEQGRGYVEPNPMVGCVIVRDGQVISEGYHQKFGGPHAEVNAIANAGNASLEGSTVYVTLEPCCHHGKTPPCTDALLKIKPARVVIAMQDPFPKVQGGGIQLLVRSGINVSVGVCGDQAKQLNAPFVKVHQTGKPWLIAKWAMTLDGKLATASGSSKWISGEAARAEVHRIRGVCDGVMVGSNTAKLDDPLLTTRPAGPRTAARILIDSQATLSESSQLIATLDQAPVIVAVSSSARSERLERLAHAGCDLIVCEGANHVERIDFLLRELAQRGMTNILVEGGSQLLGLLWDTKEIDEVYAFVAPKIAGGHDAISPVGGQGLLNMEDATSLVRTDLRSFGETICLHGFVR; this is translated from the coding sequence ATGGCCAACGGCGCGGACGATGAACACTTCATGCGGCGAGCACTTGATCTCGCCGAACAGGGTCGGGGATATGTCGAACCGAACCCGATGGTGGGTTGCGTTATCGTTCGTGACGGGCAAGTCATCAGCGAAGGGTATCACCAAAAGTTTGGTGGTCCTCACGCGGAAGTAAACGCCATTGCCAACGCCGGCAATGCTTCTCTGGAAGGCAGCACCGTTTATGTGACGCTCGAACCATGCTGCCATCATGGGAAAACGCCTCCCTGTACCGATGCTCTTTTAAAGATCAAGCCAGCCAGGGTCGTGATCGCCATGCAAGATCCGTTTCCCAAAGTTCAGGGTGGCGGGATCCAACTGCTCGTTCGTAGCGGCATTAACGTGAGCGTGGGCGTTTGCGGTGACCAGGCGAAGCAGCTTAACGCTCCGTTCGTTAAAGTGCATCAAACCGGCAAGCCGTGGCTGATTGCCAAGTGGGCGATGACGCTGGATGGCAAACTGGCCACCGCCAGCGGCAGCAGCAAATGGATCAGCGGCGAAGCGGCACGCGCCGAAGTGCATCGAATCCGGGGCGTTTGCGACGGCGTGATGGTCGGCAGCAACACCGCGAAGCTGGATGACCCACTGCTGACAACGCGTCCAGCGGGACCTCGCACCGCGGCCAGGATACTCATCGACAGTCAGGCCACCCTTAGCGAGTCGAGCCAATTGATCGCGACGTTAGATCAAGCGCCGGTGATCGTCGCTGTTTCAAGTTCGGCTCGGTCGGAACGGCTCGAACGCCTGGCCCATGCGGGCTGCGATTTGATCGTCTGCGAAGGGGCAAACCATGTCGAGCGGATCGACTTCCTGCTCCGCGAATTGGCCCAACGAGGCATGACCAACATCTTGGTCGAAGGAGGCAGCCAACTGCTAGGGCTGCTGTGGGACACGAAAGAGATTGACGAGGTGTACGCCTTCGTCGCCCCGAAGATCGCCGGTGGTCACGACGCCATTTCTCCGGTCGGCGGGCAGGGCCTGCTGAACATGGAAGATGCGACCAGTCTGGTACGTACCGATCTCCGGTCGTTCGGCGAAACCATCTGCCTGCACGGCTTTGTGCGTTAG
- a CDS encoding PVC-type heme-binding CxxCH protein — protein sequence MRSLLVLLLLAAPVLGDFPEIHNSERDQAAQPMPPDEAAASFDVPEGFQVEVVFAEPDVQNPIAMNWDAQGRLWVAENYTYDQPSMRFDRSLRDRVLFFEDTNGDGKLDKRNVFVDDVQLLTSVEVGLGGVWLMCPPQVLFIPDADHDGKPDGPAEVVLDGFTVAKDNYHNFANGLRFGPDGWLYGRCGHSCPGLIGVPGTPDERRQPIDGGIWRYHPKTKQVEVLTCGTTNPWGHDWDEHGELFFINTVNGHLWHAIPGAHFKQAFTLDKNPHVYELINHHADHWHFDTTGRWQDSRAGAANEFGGGHAHVGMMIYQGTNWPESYRGNLFTVNMHGMRVNQEILEREGSGYVGRHGKDILLSKDPFFRGMELSTAPDGSVYLIDWSDTGECHDHTGVHRTSGRIYRVSYKGANQVPNPPPGDSYFLNPMVQQLDNNWAPRIARIVLQEKYLNGEDLAPLANLLKEMLQEETPEQALTSQETHDRNRLRYLWTLHVIGGTDHDLLVKLLDDKNEHLRAWAIRLLTEQWPLDGIMGPVPYDAAEALKVRSEAGKLLSRLIKMAQEDESGLVLLTLSSTLQRLPVDMRQTLAVELVKHAEYANDHNLPLMVWYGLMAVGKQHPGHLNEVATASTWPTTTKLIARRLSEDIEKNPVPINKLVAATIDFNEDKTNDVLTGMSEALRGWSKAPKPESWDALVAKLEGVENQAIQQKLRELGALFGDGRALDELRKLAMDNDTDMQIRQSALASLIEAKPDDLRAICEKLVRVSNLNVVAARGLALFDDPAAAQLLVDNYRRFREPQRPEVLAILLSRPASANVLLDAMEKNRIRKSDVTAFHVRQMRNLGDEALSKRVNDVWGEVRESSEEKQKAMAYWKERLTDETLAQANMSSGRVVFEGLCAKCHRLYGEGSSIGPDLTGSNRSNLDYLLQNIIDPSAIVSADYRMSVLQMDDGRVLSGIVAEQTDKTLTLQTPTDRVTVEKEGIEAQKKTALSPMPDLQLGAKPNEEGGLLTDEQFIDLISYLKNPSQVPLPEGEE from the coding sequence ATGCGAAGCCTTCTCGTTCTGCTCTTGCTGGCAGCCCCTGTTCTGGGCGATTTTCCTGAGATTCATAACTCGGAACGTGATCAGGCTGCCCAGCCGATGCCTCCGGACGAAGCCGCGGCTAGCTTCGATGTGCCGGAAGGGTTTCAAGTGGAAGTCGTGTTCGCCGAACCGGACGTTCAAAATCCGATCGCGATGAACTGGGACGCCCAGGGCCGTTTATGGGTGGCCGAGAATTATACCTACGATCAGCCAAGCATGCGGTTCGATCGCAGTTTGCGCGATCGCGTCCTCTTCTTTGAAGATACCAACGGCGACGGCAAGCTCGACAAGCGAAACGTCTTCGTCGACGACGTTCAATTGCTGACGAGTGTGGAAGTCGGCCTCGGCGGGGTTTGGCTCATGTGCCCACCCCAGGTCTTGTTCATCCCCGATGCCGATCACGATGGCAAACCGGATGGTCCGGCCGAGGTGGTGCTCGATGGGTTTACCGTTGCAAAGGACAACTACCACAACTTTGCCAACGGGCTGCGATTTGGTCCCGATGGCTGGCTGTATGGTCGCTGCGGTCACAGTTGTCCTGGGCTGATCGGAGTACCTGGAACACCGGACGAACGTCGCCAACCGATCGACGGCGGTATCTGGCGATATCATCCGAAAACCAAACAGGTCGAAGTGCTGACTTGCGGCACAACCAACCCTTGGGGGCACGACTGGGACGAGCATGGCGAGTTGTTCTTCATTAATACGGTCAATGGCCACCTCTGGCATGCCATCCCGGGGGCTCACTTCAAGCAAGCGTTCACGCTCGATAAGAACCCACACGTTTACGAGCTGATCAATCACCACGCCGACCATTGGCACTTCGACACTACCGGCCGCTGGCAAGATTCCCGCGCCGGAGCCGCCAATGAATTCGGTGGCGGGCACGCTCATGTTGGCATGATGATCTATCAAGGCACCAACTGGCCCGAGTCGTACCGCGGCAATCTCTTCACCGTCAACATGCACGGCATGCGGGTCAATCAAGAGATTCTCGAGCGTGAAGGAAGCGGCTACGTCGGCAGGCATGGCAAAGATATCCTGCTCAGCAAAGATCCGTTCTTTCGCGGCATGGAACTCAGTACGGCCCCGGACGGAAGCGTTTACTTGATCGACTGGAGCGACACCGGCGAATGCCACGATCACACCGGCGTGCATCGCACCAGCGGGCGAATCTATCGGGTCTCATACAAAGGAGCTAATCAGGTCCCGAACCCACCGCCAGGCGATTCCTACTTCCTGAACCCCATGGTACAGCAGTTGGATAACAACTGGGCACCGCGGATTGCACGCATCGTCTTGCAAGAGAAATACCTCAATGGCGAAGACCTGGCCCCGCTGGCCAACTTGCTGAAAGAGATGCTGCAGGAAGAAACGCCTGAGCAAGCTCTGACCTCGCAAGAAACGCATGACCGAAATCGCCTGCGATACTTGTGGACGCTACACGTGATTGGCGGCACCGATCACGACTTGTTGGTGAAGCTGCTTGACGATAAGAACGAACATCTCCGCGCCTGGGCCATCCGTCTGCTGACCGAACAGTGGCCGCTCGATGGAATCATGGGACCGGTTCCTTACGATGCCGCAGAAGCGTTAAAAGTCCGTTCCGAAGCAGGAAAACTCCTTTCGCGACTTATCAAGATGGCTCAGGAGGATGAGTCGGGGCTGGTGTTGCTCACGCTTTCATCGACGCTGCAGCGTCTGCCGGTTGATATGCGGCAGACATTGGCGGTCGAATTGGTGAAGCATGCCGAATACGCCAACGATCACAACTTGCCGCTGATGGTTTGGTACGGCTTGATGGCCGTGGGAAAGCAGCATCCAGGGCATTTGAACGAGGTTGCGACAGCCTCCACCTGGCCGACGACCACCAAGCTGATTGCACGGCGTTTGTCGGAAGATATCGAAAAGAACCCGGTTCCGATCAACAAGCTGGTCGCGGCCACGATCGACTTTAATGAGGACAAAACCAACGACGTGCTGACAGGGATGAGCGAAGCACTTCGTGGTTGGTCCAAAGCACCCAAGCCGGAAAGCTGGGACGCACTGGTCGCGAAGCTGGAAGGGGTCGAGAACCAGGCGATTCAGCAGAAGCTTCGAGAGTTAGGGGCCCTCTTCGGCGATGGCCGCGCGCTCGACGAACTCCGCAAATTGGCCATGGATAACGATACCGATATGCAGATTCGTCAGTCGGCGCTCGCTTCACTGATCGAAGCCAAGCCGGACGATCTACGTGCCATCTGCGAGAAGCTGGTGCGTGTTTCCAACTTGAACGTCGTCGCCGCTCGGGGCTTGGCGTTGTTCGACGATCCGGCCGCCGCGCAGTTGCTGGTCGACAATTACCGACGTTTCCGCGAGCCGCAGCGACCAGAGGTGTTGGCCATTTTGCTCTCGCGACCTGCATCGGCCAACGTGCTGTTGGATGCCATGGAAAAGAACCGAATTCGCAAATCGGACGTCACCGCATTTCATGTGCGGCAGATGCGAAACCTGGGGGACGAAGCGTTATCCAAACGGGTCAACGATGTCTGGGGCGAAGTCCGCGAGTCGAGCGAAGAGAAGCAGAAAGCGATGGCCTACTGGAAAGAACGCCTGACCGACGAGACTTTGGCCCAAGCCAACATGAGCAGCGGCCGCGTCGTGTTCGAGGGACTCTGTGCAAAGTGCCATCGTTTATACGGCGAAGGGAGCAGCATCGGACCTGACTTGACCGGCAGCAACCGCAGCAATCTCGATTACCTGCTGCAAAACATCATCGACCCTAGCGCAATCGTCAGTGCCGACTACCGCATGTCGGTGCTGCAAATGGACGACGGCCGCGTCTTGAGCGGGATCGTGGCCGAACAAACCGATAAAACGCTGACGCTACAAACGCCGACCGATCGCGTGACCGTTGAAAAAGAAGGTATTGAAGCCCAGAAGAAAACGGCATTGTCGCCGATGCCTGACTTGCAGCTGGGAGCCAAGCCGAATGAAGAGGGAGGCCTGCTCACCGACGAACAATTCATCGACTTGATCTCGTACCTGAAAAACCCAAGCCAAGTCCCGCTACCTGAAGGGGAAGAATAA
- the fba gene encoding class II fructose-bisphosphate aldolase (catalyzes the reversible aldol condensation of dihydroxyacetonephosphate and glyceraldehyde 3-phosphate in the Calvin cycle, glycolysis, and/or gluconeogenesis), whose product MALIPLRVLLDHAAENSYGVAAFNVNNMEQIQSIMEAAKETDSPVIVQASRGARKYSQDNYLRHLMLAASELYPEIPIVMHQDHGNSPETCMSAIENGFTSVMMDGSLKEDGKTPADYDYNVAVTKKVVEMAHAKNVSVEGELGCLGSLESGTGEAEDGHGAVGELSHDQLLTDPEEAERFVAETGCDALAVAIGTSHGAYKFTKAPTGDVLAMDRIEEIHKRLPNCHLVMHGSSSVPQELQDIINQFGGEIKQTYGVPVEEIQRGIKHGVRKINVDTDNRMAITGAIRKVLAEKPSEFDPRAYLTPAREAMKKVCIDRMVAFGQAGQASKMREASLV is encoded by the coding sequence ATGGCTTTGATTCCCCTACGGGTGCTGTTGGATCACGCAGCCGAAAATTCTTACGGCGTGGCTGCCTTCAATGTCAACAACATGGAACAGATCCAGTCGATCATGGAAGCCGCCAAGGAAACGGATTCCCCAGTGATCGTCCAGGCTTCGCGTGGTGCTCGTAAGTACTCGCAAGACAACTACCTGCGTCACCTGATGCTGGCCGCCTCGGAACTGTATCCAGAAATTCCAATCGTCATGCACCAGGACCACGGCAACAGCCCTGAGACCTGCATGAGCGCCATCGAAAATGGCTTCACTTCGGTGATGATGGATGGCTCGCTGAAAGAAGACGGCAAGACCCCAGCTGACTACGACTACAACGTTGCCGTCACCAAGAAGGTCGTCGAAATGGCCCACGCCAAGAACGTGAGCGTCGAAGGCGAACTGGGCTGCTTGGGTTCGCTGGAAAGCGGAACTGGCGAAGCGGAAGATGGCCATGGTGCTGTCGGCGAACTGAGCCACGACCAACTGCTGACCGATCCAGAAGAAGCGGAACGCTTCGTCGCTGAAACCGGCTGTGACGCATTGGCCGTTGCGATCGGTACCAGCCACGGTGCTTACAAGTTCACCAAAGCACCAACCGGCGACGTGCTTGCCATGGATCGTATCGAAGAGATCCACAAGCGTCTGCCAAACTGCCACCTGGTGATGCATGGTAGCTCGAGCGTTCCTCAGGAACTGCAAGACATCATCAACCAGTTCGGCGGCGAGATCAAGCAAACCTACGGTGTACCAGTTGAAGAAATTCAACGTGGTATCAAGCACGGCGTTCGCAAGATCAACGTCGACACCGACAACCGCATGGCCATCACCGGTGCCATCCGCAAAGTGCTCGCCGAGAAGCCTTCCGAATTCGATCCACGTGCTTACCTGACTCCGGCTCGCGAAGCCATGAAGAAGGTTTGTATCGATCGCATGGTCGCCTTCGGTCAGGCCGGTCAAGCCTCGAAGATGCGTGAAGCCAGCTTGGTCTAA
- the panC gene encoding pantoate--beta-alanine ligase has translation MTAAPQVFHDPAALRAAIRKAQSEGQKVGLVPTMGALHEGHLSLVAQSQKTCDVTVVTIFVNPTQFAPGEDFEKYPRTLDADLKLLSAFDPVWVLVPEVEAMYPTGSTTVVQAPEIAKPLEGTFRPSHFDGVATIVLKLFQAAPADAAYFGQKDFQQVRVIEEMVRDLIVPIEIVRCPIIRETDGLAMSSRNRYLSEEERKKALSISQSISAAAARIESGETDPAPIQQQMNAALQDAGMQLQYAVIADPRSLESVKTIDGEVVILVAAKVGSTRLIDNMLVTPAA, from the coding sequence ATGACCGCAGCCCCTCAGGTTTTTCACGACCCCGCAGCGCTTCGAGCCGCCATTCGTAAAGCTCAAAGCGAAGGGCAAAAAGTTGGTTTGGTCCCTACCATGGGCGCCCTGCACGAAGGCCACTTAAGTCTCGTTGCCCAGTCGCAAAAGACATGTGACGTGACCGTCGTGACGATCTTCGTGAATCCAACCCAGTTTGCCCCCGGCGAAGATTTCGAGAAGTATCCGCGGACGCTCGATGCTGACTTGAAGTTGCTGTCGGCGTTCGATCCTGTCTGGGTATTGGTCCCCGAAGTCGAAGCGATGTATCCGACAGGGAGTACGACGGTGGTGCAAGCTCCGGAGATTGCCAAGCCGCTGGAAGGGACGTTCCGGCCGAGCCATTTCGATGGCGTGGCGACCATTGTGTTGAAGCTGTTTCAAGCAGCCCCAGCCGACGCGGCTTACTTCGGTCAGAAAGACTTTCAGCAAGTCCGAGTCATCGAAGAAATGGTTCGCGACTTGATCGTTCCGATCGAGATTGTCCGCTGTCCGATCATTCGCGAAACGGACGGCCTGGCGATGAGCTCGCGGAATCGCTACTTATCGGAAGAAGAACGGAAGAAAGCGTTAAGTATTTCACAAAGCATTTCGGCTGCCGCAGCGAGAATTGAGTCTGGCGAAACCGACCCCGCCCCAATTCAACAGCAGATGAACGCGGCTCTGCAAGATGCTGGCATGCAGTTGCAATACGCGGTGATTGCCGATCCGCGTTCGCTGGAATCAGTAAAGACAATCGACGGCGAGGTCGTTATCCTGGTGGCTGCCAAAGTCGGCTCGACGCGGCTGATCGACAACATGTTGGTAACGCCCGCCGCGTAA